The following proteins come from a genomic window of Andrena cerasifolii isolate SP2316 chromosome 6, iyAndCera1_principal, whole genome shotgun sequence:
- the LOC143370357 gene encoding uncharacterized protein LOC143370357 codes for METRGRWIYRGEWTQGFKGRYGVRQSTTSTARYEGTWTNGLQDGYGSETYADSGTYQGQWLRGMRHGYGVRASAPFGLASHYKPSKQVRASLTSLRSADGGGPIAPTPEPTDRRDRRVDDSRGGFVLKARSDDPPARRKSLTEKSLKKGILSGLKIRKQRSTGDLEKRGTGGSIRSNASSASWMSTESSQSQASASVHTDSNASFVIEDEQMDASVTETYLGEWKNDKRTGFGISERSDGLRYEGEWFNNRKYGYGVTTFRDSTKEEGKYKNNVLITSQKKKHLFLIRSAKFRERIEAAVNAAQRASKIALQKADIAISRTATARGRAELADIAAEHAREDSELAQQTAKQFAPDFRQPGLERLRNREIPKYVPPPQDTAPGKSILHKASVDQQASATMKGGSSSGEPTSTAAQSATSTASSVMQAIRRASMKPQNQMPQNQLPQNQLPQNQLSENELQNQVTPAQLVNQLPLNQLNQTTLSGQIPYQSQFPQPMAQNPVQQVQYPNRIPNQYQQMGQFPGGPYAPQNQFPVQGSPYGQPQYQPMNPPQPDQYLYQQQQLAAAQGYQNMQGYPNQQTTMPNQYGQGQMNQYSSQQLYGQQQPLPPQQQPQVPQQYQPDGIGDAQRPSSSTSIRRNSRVLTPQDRPGTIGQTLNDRLDHYKRPPSRDSSVDRYARAHSRLTGSRQPSVDKTITNPPQDMLDRSMRAPSAIRSGTPLNGSVVGSGTATPTYAASTSSQFEGALLKNRGLGQDILPSPGQPKRTESLYVAPGRGPIASGGGGGGGGGGGGGVSKDAGRTVPAFAATPKGRATL; via the exons ATGGAAACCCGTGGACGGTGGATTTATCGTGGGGAGTGGACACAGGGATTCAAGGGTCGCTACGGTGTTCGACAATCGACCACGTCCACGGCGAGGTACGAGGGCACGTGGACAAACGGTCTCCAGGACGGCTACGGCTCGGAGACCTACGCTGACAGCG GCACGTATCAAGGACAATGGCTCCGAGGAATGAGGCACGGGTACGGCGTGAGAGCCAGTGCCCCGTTCGGTTTGGCGAGCCATTACAAGCCCTCGAAGCAAGTCAGAGCTTCCTTAACATCCTTGAGAAGCGCGGATGGGGGTGGGCCGATTGCACCAACGCCGGAGCCGACTGATAGAAGGGATCGCCGAGTGGACGATAGCAGGGGTGGTTTCGTGTTGAAAGCCAGGAGCGATGATCCTCCGGCTCGAAGAAAGAGCCTCACGGAAAAGTCTCTGAAGAAGGGCATCCTTTCG GGCCTGAAAATCCGGAAACAAAGGAGTACGGGTGACCTAGAAAAACGTGGCACCGGGGGCAGTATTAGAAGTAACGCCAGTTCAGCGTCATGGATGTCGACAGAGAGCTCGCAAAGCCAAGCCTCGGCATCCGTTCATACGGACAGCAACGCGTCCTTCGTCATCGAG GACGAGCAAATGGACGCCTCGGTGACCGAGACGTACCTGGGCGAGTGGAAGAACGACAAGAGGACAGGCTTCGGTATATCGGAGCGCAGCGACGGCCTCCGTTACGAGGGTGAATGGTTCAACAATCGGAAGTACGGCTACGGCGTGACGACGTTTCGTGATAGCACTAAGGAGGAGGGGAAGTACAAGAACAACGTCCTGATCACCAGTCAGAAGAAGAAGCACCTGTTCCTTATCAGATCGGCCAAGTTCCGCGAGAGGATAGAGGCAGCGGTGAACGCCGCCCAGAGGGCGAGCAAGATCGCCCTTCAGAAAGCGGACATCGCGATCTCGAGAACGGCGACAGCCCGTGGCAGAGCTGAATTGGCGGACATCGCTGCCGAGCACGCAAGAGAGGACTCGGAGCTGGCGCAGCAGACGGCCAAGCAGTTCGCGCCGGACTTCCGGCAGCCTGGGTTAGAGAGGTTACGGAACAGGGAGATACCTAAATACGTGCCACCGCCTCAGGACACCGCGCCGGGGAAAAGTATCCTCCATAAGGCCAGCGTCGATCAGCAAGCTTCCGCGACCATGAAGGGTGGCAGCTCGTCGGGAGAGCCGACGTCGACGGCCGCCCAGTCCGCCACGTCCACCGCGAGCAGCGTGATGCAGGCGATCAGAAGGGCCAGCATGAAGCCGCAGAATCAGATGCCGCAGAACCAACTGCCGCAGAACCAGCTGCCTCAGAACCAGCTCTCGGAGAATGAGTTACAGAATCAGGTGACACCCGCTCAGCTCGTGAACCAGTTACCATTGAATCAATTGAACCAGACTACCCTGAGCGGACAGATCCCTTACCAATCGCAGTTCCCCCAGCCGATGGCACAGAACCCCGTTCAGCAGGTCCAGTACCCTAACCGTATACCGAATCAGTATCAGCAAATGGGCCAGTTTCCGGGGGGTCCGTACGCTCCGCAAAATCAGTTCCCTGTTCAGGGTAGTCCGTACGGTCAGCCGCAGTACCAGCCTATGAATCCACCTCAGCCCGATCAGTATTTGTATCAGCAGCAACAGTTAGCTGCTGCACAGGGCTACCAGAATATGCAGGGTTATCCGAATCAGCAG ACCACGATGCCAAACCAGTACGGGCAAGGTCAGATGAACCAGTACAGTTCCCAGCAGCTTTACGGGCAGCAACAGCCACTACCACCCCAGCAACAACCCCAAGTTCCACAACAGTACCAGCCTGATGGGATTGGGGACGCACAACGACCATCGAGTTCAACGAGTATACGAAGGAACAGCAGGGTCCTAACTCCCCAGGATCGACCCGGCACCATTGGGCAAACGCTGAACGACAG ACTGGATCATTATAAGAGGCCGCCCAGCCGTGATAGTTCCGTAGATCGTTACGCTAGAGCGCATTCCCGGTTGACTGGATCGCGACAGCCGTCCGTCGATAAAACCATCACGAACCCGCCCCAGGACATGCTCGACAG ATCAATGAGAGCACCGAGCGCGATTCGATCGGGCACTCCGCTGAACGGATCCGTGGTGGGAAGCGGCACCGCGACGCCGACGTACGCCGCCTCGACTTCCAGCCAATTCGAGGGGGCCCTCCTGAAGAATCGTGGCCTTGGGCAGGACATTCTGCCGAGTCCAGGGCAGCCTAAGCGTACGGAAAGCCTCTACGTCGCACCCGGACGCGGTCCGATCGCATCCGGCGGCGGAGGTGGCGgcgggggcgggggagggggcggcGTGTCGAAG GACGCAGGCCGGACGGTCCCCGCCTTCGCCGCAACGCCAAAGGGCCGCGCAACCCTATGA
- the LOC143370373 gene encoding uncharacterized protein LOC143370373, which yields MFWSEADEEEEALLCSPALMARRASESWIVSPLVEAMPVAAIPLQRKKSLPDVAQPIQLTATSPLSREEVSVLSSMRREEIRRQIDESERLRANPLLYLVSPQVKDWFSRQQLVMLVLFINISLALMFFKLLT from the exons ATGTTCTGGTCAGAggccgacgaggaggaagaggcgCTACTATGCAGCCCTGCCCTCATGGCCAGGAGGGCCTCGGAGTCCTGGATCGTCTCGCCTCTTGTGGAG GCGATGCCAGTTGCGGCGATTCCCCTTCAACGAAAGAAGTCACTGCCGGATGTGGCTCAGCCCATTCAGCTGACAGCGACGTCACCGCTGTCCAGGGAGGAAGTCAGCGTTTTGAGCAGCATGAGGAGGGAAGAGATCCGCAGGCAGATCGACGAGAGCGAAAGGCTCAGGGCCAATCCTCTGCTGTACTTGGTCAGTCCTCAGGTTAAA GACTGGTTCTCCCGGCAGCAGCTGGTGATGCTGGTGCTGTTCATCAACATATCCCTAGCCCTGATGTTCTTCAAGCTGTTGACGTAG